The Clostridium botulinum genome includes a region encoding these proteins:
- a CDS encoding DNA primase → MLAYELKKHIIEKDETINVLESIGCHGIKIYPKEYRCGLPEHRNTTSVAIKKDTLKVKIFRNEKVIRGDIFTLVMEIKKYEFPQAVKYLHEILGLKYTFNIKDIEKEQKNDILDVFKKAIQKKHLNNDVDELKIYNEDICREIIQIPYIGWIREGIMPFTQERFNIGYSREKNRIAIPHRFWCGRENEYVGVMGRTLVKNYDLLDIPKYFPLKAFPKSMNLYGLQENYKYIQKANKIIVFEAEKSVLKAHSFLCRLGVALGGHELCPEQIRILLGLDVEIIFAMDNDMNEQLSIDMCNKVRSFRRTSYIYDKWGLLGEKDSPVDKGMKVFKALYNNRIKIV, encoded by the coding sequence ATGTTGGCATACGAATTAAAGAAACACATAATCGAAAAGGATGAAACCATTAATGTTTTAGAATCTATTGGGTGTCATGGAATTAAAATATATCCCAAAGAATATAGATGCGGTTTACCGGAACATAGAAATACTACTTCAGTAGCTATAAAAAAAGATACTTTAAAAGTAAAAATATTTAGAAATGAAAAAGTTATAAGAGGAGATATTTTTACTTTAGTTATGGAGATAAAAAAATATGAATTTCCACAAGCAGTGAAATATTTACATGAAATATTAGGACTAAAATATACTTTTAATATTAAAGATATTGAAAAAGAACAAAAGAACGATATTTTGGATGTATTCAAAAAAGCAATACAAAAGAAACATTTAAATAATGATGTAGATGAATTAAAAATTTATAATGAAGATATTTGCAGAGAAATAATTCAAATACCATACATAGGGTGGATCAGAGAGGGGATAATGCCTTTTACTCAAGAAAGATTTAATATTGGCTATAGTAGAGAAAAAAATAGAATAGCAATACCTCATCGTTTTTGGTGCGGTAGAGAAAATGAGTATGTGGGAGTTATGGGAAGAACCTTAGTAAAAAACTATGATTTATTGGATATTCCAAAATACTTTCCGTTAAAAGCGTTTCCTAAAAGTATGAATTTGTATGGATTACAAGAAAATTATAAATATATACAAAAGGCAAATAAGATAATTGTATTTGAGGCAGAAAAGTCGGTGTTAAAAGCACATTCTTTCTTATGTAGATTAGGCGTTGCATTAGGAGGGCATGAATTATGTCCTGAACAAATTAGAATATTACTAGGCTTAGATGTCGAGATTATATTTGCTATGGACAACGATATGAATGAACAGTTATCTATAGATATGTGTAATAAAGTTCGATCATTTAGAAGAACCAGTTATATATATGATAAATGGGGTTTATTAGGTGAAAAAGATAGCCCTGTTGATAAAGGGATGAAAGTATTTAAAGCTTTATATAATAATAGAATTAAAATAGTATAG
- a CDS encoding PD-(D/E)XK nuclease family protein codes for MRKTKEQLNQIKEKYRVDELWSWSKYHSYKTDPYGWYLKYLKHEKETKQSIYGVEGGACHDIIEQFYLGKIKYEQMIEEYENKLFEINLSGLKYNRKDEKANEKIANKYEECVRLFYQEHTPIKQKAITEQFILIKVGEHIFQGYIDFIHKDEDNNYIITDWKTSTIYQGKRIDKEKGQLVLYAEGLIQKGVPIDKIKIRWDFLKYSKLTYTLAGIDKKTKQHKISTKNVLRNEWVKSIENNLKMWLKKSKQYDELEIEDMVATAIENNNLDDIPEDIQQKYKREDCYVYIPLTKDSIDELKEDIINTIDEIQLNKKAYDSTEDDRIWWTNIDKSNEFYFANLCGYSAKQHKPYREYLDDLNLFVKNRENNEEETDDSWLNELD; via the coding sequence ATGAGAAAGACTAAAGAACAATTAAATCAAATAAAAGAAAAGTATAGAGTCGATGAATTATGGTCATGGTCAAAATATCATTCGTACAAAACTGATCCGTATGGGTGGTATTTAAAATACCTTAAGCATGAAAAAGAAACAAAGCAAAGTATTTATGGTGTTGAAGGAGGGGCTTGCCATGATATTATAGAGCAATTTTATTTAGGTAAGATTAAATACGAACAAATGATTGAAGAATATGAGAATAAGCTATTTGAAATTAATTTATCAGGATTAAAATATAATCGTAAAGATGAAAAGGCAAATGAAAAAATAGCTAATAAATATGAAGAATGTGTAAGACTATTTTATCAAGAACATACACCTATAAAACAAAAAGCAATAACAGAACAGTTTATACTAATTAAAGTAGGAGAACATATATTTCAAGGATATATAGATTTTATACATAAAGACGAAGATAATAATTATATAATTACGGATTGGAAAACATCAACCATATATCAAGGAAAAAGAATTGATAAAGAAAAAGGACAATTGGTATTGTATGCAGAGGGATTAATTCAAAAAGGGGTTCCGATAGATAAAATTAAAATTAGATGGGATTTTCTCAAATATTCCAAACTTACATATACTTTAGCAGGAATTGATAAGAAAACAAAACAACATAAAATATCTACCAAAAATGTATTAAGAAATGAATGGGTTAAATCCATAGAAAATAATTTGAAAATGTGGCTAAAAAAATCAAAACAATATGATGAATTAGAAATAGAAGATATGGTGGCTACAGCAATTGAAAATAATAATTTAGATGATATACCTGAAGATATACAACAAAAATATAAACGAGAGGATTGCTATGTGTATATACCTTTAACAAAAGATTCAATAGATGAATTAAAAGAGGATATAATAAATACTATTGATGAAATTCAATTAAATAAAAAAGCTTATGATTCTACGGAAGATGATAGAATATGGTGGACAAATATAGATAAGTCTAACGAATTTTATTTTGCTAATTTATGTGGATATAGCGCAAAACAGCATAAACCATATAGAGAGTATTTAGACGACTTAAATTTGTTTGTTAAGAATAGAGAAAATAACGAAGAAGAAACGGATGATAGTTGGTTAAATGAATTAGATTAA
- the dnaE gene encoding DNA polymerase III subunit alpha produces the protein MKFQIPMDIKNTIKTYLPYHIHTELSLLDSCTNYKEYIDLCVKYNIPAIAFSEHGNIMNWFEKKQYCDKKGIKFIFACEVYLTENLEEKKRDNYHTVLIAKNNKGAEELKELISLSNNPSHFYYSPRLTFDEFLSISDNIISTSACLASPLNRLNINNQYYLKLANKYTYFEIQPHDYQAQRDYNTHLCKLAKKLNKPLILGTDTHSSTKYKAECRTILKTAKRMVYDDEDSFDLTFQTIDSLLEKYNQQRGKDNLIPFEDYIQAIINTNELNNQIKSVSFDMSFKYPNLYPDEEKYFKTKILTMYNEKVQNGVINGKNKKYKESIKEECKVFKKLGMFSFMLFMSELVIWCHENDIPTGFCRGSVGGSTIAYILDIIDVDPVKWGTIFSRFANEDRVSLGDIDLDFPPKDRDKVYKYIIDRFGEEYTCYILTTGTIADKGTIDEIARALTISKNIDNSVKQKYSINNTKIIKQTFDEIQQEYTKIYNALTNKDKKSLDFLQHEKYLSELKELDIEQKHIDTFVNSYSRFIQLEQDYTELFYYFKGLKGTVINKGIHPAGIVASPVLLKNNIGLMYNEGKWVSQINMDELHDLNYVKYDILGLKNIGIIKDTYKLINSHYLKSHEINWNDQEVWNNIINSPVGIFQFEGKYAFELLKNYISRKISESEPLKINDLSLVNASLRPSGKSYRDRLIAGEYNHNPSKEIDELLKDNNGFLVFQEDTLKFLMDICGFTGSHADNVRRAIGSKKEKELEEELPKILKGYCEFSNKPTEQAEQEAKQFIQILSDSANYQFGYNHSTGYSMIGYNCGMLRRYYPLEFATAYLNNADNEADIVAGTELIKQLNITILPPKFRYSKSEYMCDKEQNSIYKGLSSIKYISKQVADELFQLKNEKYNDFIEVLYDLNTKTSINSRQLDILIKLNYFSEFGKSKKLLKITELADNLLNKKQIKKEKLNELSLTEDVVRKYAQKETEKLFKDIDMNSLIKEIMQGIKNQSVSIKDQLQAEIEYLGYPKTIIPKASDNFFYVTELKIFKNKRSITYYPVLYSVKNGNIIQKKLKDFRLFAENPFKEGCIVQVIQESKEPKRKMVNGHWTKSETEFNEIIEAWEVY, from the coding sequence ATGAAATTTCAGATACCAATGGATATTAAAAATACTATAAAGACGTATTTACCATATCATATACATACAGAGTTGTCTCTTTTAGATAGTTGTACAAACTACAAAGAATATATAGATTTATGTGTGAAGTATAATATTCCCGCTATTGCGTTTTCAGAACATGGTAATATAATGAATTGGTTTGAAAAGAAACAGTATTGTGATAAGAAGGGAATTAAGTTTATTTTTGCTTGTGAGGTGTATTTAACTGAAAATTTAGAAGAAAAGAAAAGAGATAATTACCATACTGTATTAATAGCAAAAAATAATAAAGGAGCAGAAGAGTTAAAAGAATTAATATCATTATCCAATAATCCTAGTCATTTTTATTATTCTCCAAGATTGACATTTGATGAATTTTTAAGTATATCTGATAATATAATTTCTACCTCAGCGTGTTTGGCGTCTCCTTTAAATCGTTTAAATATAAACAATCAATATTATTTAAAATTGGCAAATAAATACACATATTTTGAAATACAACCTCATGATTATCAAGCACAAAGAGACTATAATACGCATTTATGTAAATTGGCTAAAAAATTAAATAAACCTTTAATATTAGGGACAGATACACACTCATCTACAAAATATAAAGCTGAATGTAGAACTATACTTAAAACGGCAAAAAGAATGGTGTATGATGATGAGGATTCATTTGATTTAACTTTTCAAACTATAGATAGTTTATTAGAAAAGTATAATCAGCAACGCGGAAAAGATAATTTAATTCCTTTTGAAGATTATATACAGGCTATAATAAATACTAATGAGTTAAATAATCAAATCAAATCGGTGTCTTTTGACATGTCTTTTAAATATCCCAACTTATATCCTGATGAAGAAAAGTATTTTAAAACAAAAATATTAACAATGTATAATGAAAAAGTTCAAAATGGTGTAATTAATGGAAAAAATAAAAAATATAAAGAGTCAATCAAGGAAGAATGTAAAGTATTCAAGAAATTAGGTATGTTTAGTTTTATGTTATTTATGAGTGAATTAGTAATATGGTGTCATGAAAATGATATACCAACAGGATTTTGTAGAGGAAGTGTTGGAGGAAGTACAATAGCATATATTTTAGATATTATAGATGTAGACCCTGTTAAGTGGGGAACTATATTCTCACGTTTTGCAAACGAAGACAGAGTGAGTTTAGGGGATATTGATTTGGATTTCCCACCTAAAGATAGAGATAAAGTATATAAATATATAATTGATAGATTTGGTGAAGAGTATACGTGTTATATACTAACTACAGGCACAATAGCGGATAAAGGTACTATAGATGAAATTGCTAGAGCTTTAACTATTAGTAAAAATATAGATAATAGTGTAAAACAAAAATATAGTATAAACAATACTAAAATAATTAAACAGACTTTTGATGAAATACAACAAGAGTATACAAAAATATATAACGCATTAACTAATAAGGATAAAAAATCATTAGATTTTTTACAACATGAAAAATATTTATCCGAATTGAAAGAATTAGATATAGAACAGAAACATATAGATACTTTTGTTAATTCGTATAGTAGGTTTATACAACTTGAACAAGATTACACAGAGTTATTTTATTATTTCAAAGGTTTAAAAGGTACTGTTATTAATAAAGGAATTCATCCTGCAGGTATTGTAGCATCACCAGTGTTATTAAAAAATAATATTGGACTAATGTATAATGAAGGAAAATGGGTGTCACAAATAAATATGGATGAATTACATGATTTAAATTATGTTAAATATGATATATTAGGATTAAAAAATATAGGAATAATTAAAGATACATATAAATTAATTAATTCACACTACTTAAAATCGCATGAAATTAACTGGAATGATCAAGAAGTATGGAATAACATAATAAATTCTCCTGTAGGAATATTTCAATTTGAAGGTAAATACGCTTTTGAATTATTGAAGAATTACATATCAAGAAAAATATCTGAAAGCGAACCATTAAAAATTAATGATTTATCACTTGTTAACGCTTCATTAAGACCATCAGGTAAAAGTTATAGAGATAGATTAATTGCAGGTGAGTACAACCATAATCCTTCAAAAGAAATAGATGAATTATTAAAAGATAATAATGGATTTTTAGTATTTCAAGAGGATACTTTAAAATTCTTAATGGATATTTGTGGTTTCACAGGTAGTCATGCTGACAATGTAAGACGTGCCATAGGGAGTAAAAAAGAGAAGGAATTAGAAGAAGAATTACCTAAAATTTTAAAAGGTTATTGTGAATTTTCTAATAAGCCTACAGAACAGGCGGAACAAGAAGCAAAACAATTTATACAAATATTATCAGATAGTGCAAATTATCAATTTGGATATAATCACTCAACAGGATACTCAATGATAGGTTATAATTGCGGAATGTTAAGACGTTATTATCCTTTAGAATTTGCTACAGCGTACTTAAATAACGCAGATAATGAAGCTGATATTGTGGCGGGGACAGAGTTAATTAAACAATTAAATATCACAATATTACCACCTAAATTTAGATATTCTAAATCAGAATATATGTGTGATAAAGAACAAAATTCTATATATAAAGGCTTGTCTTCAATCAAATATATATCTAAGCAAGTTGCAGATGAGTTATTCCAATTAAAAAATGAAAAGTATAATGATTTTATAGAAGTATTATATGATTTAAATACGAAAACATCTATCAATTCAAGACAACTAGATATATTAATTAAATTGAATTATTTCTCTGAATTTGGCAAATCTAAAAAGCTATTAAAAATAACAGAGTTAGCAGACAATCTTTTAAATAAGAAACAGATTAAAAAAGAAAAACTAAATGAGTTAAGCTTAACTGAAGATGTAGTAAGAAAATATGCACAGAAAGAAACAGAGAAATTATTCAAAGATATTGATATGAATAGTTTAATAAAAGAAATTATGCAAGGAATTAAGAATCAAAGTGTGTCAATTAAGGATCAGTTACAAGCAGAAATAGAGTATTTAGGATATCCTAAGACTATAATACCAAAAGCAAGTGATAACTTCTTTTATGTTACAGAATTAAAAATATTTAAAAATAAAAGAAGTATTACATATTACCCTGTATTATATAGTGTTAAAAACGGAAACATTATCCAAAAGAAATTAAAAGATTTTAGACTATTTGCAGAAAACCCATTTAAGGAGGGGTGTATAGTTCAAGTTATTCAAGAAAGTAAAGAACCTAAAAGGAAAATGGTAAACGGACATTGGACAAAATCAGAAACGGAATTTAATGAGATTATAGAAGCTTGGGAGGTGTATTAA
- a CDS encoding AAA family ATPase, producing MAEVIEKFRGKIERCLYSKDDYKIYKIQINKNKYSNIKVNDNNEYIISGDVHNLVPNVEYEIIGQEIHNKYGYQYKILNVHRDKPTDVESSRKFLKEVITEKQAETLLSVYPDIVDKVIQNDLGDIDLNLTSGIKEKTFDKIKNSIINNFCLIDLVDKFDGNISFSIVKKLYDKYTSSEITLQKMRQDPYSCLCSLGRVGFKIADKTLLLIQQQSKIKKQKGEYVKFNFDYDLITSKQRMKACITYILEENEHNGNTRIDIKEVRKQCNKLTPQCINYFVDVIKESKEIHIDKASKTLSMTKAYQSEKYIAETILSMINNDKMVWNINTELYREDKGIELTDEQIGALDYLCKYNVSILTAPAGSGKSQSVKMMVNMLEDNNKSYLLMTPTGKAGDVLSEYTNRNAGTIHRQLKYNPQNENPWFYNEKNKLDVDTVIVDEFGMVDIYLMNHLLDAIDIHKTKLVLVFDSYQLSSVGCGNVAHDLLMSKVVPTTILTKIFRYNEGGLMQIATKIRNSEKFLPSNFKGVKIFGSEKDYIYIEKSQTKMIDEIIKIYSKLLKDGYKFEDVMVLSAYNKGDYGTREINKNIQKLVQNNTENKYLQRGNTKFYKGDKVIQITNNYQAMTIEGEEVEIYNGNTGVVIEVNFNEMVVQFKHHNIIYAKDDLEQLELGYCVSTHKSQGDNAKNIILITPRSHTYMLNSNLLYVGVTRGKKRVYHIGNIATINMIIKKKENWERNTFLKDLLIKIN from the coding sequence ATGGCAGAAGTTATTGAAAAGTTTAGAGGGAAAATAGAAAGATGTTTATACTCAAAAGATGATTATAAAATTTATAAAATACAGATCAACAAAAATAAATATTCTAATATTAAAGTTAATGACAATAATGAGTATATTATATCAGGAGATGTACATAATTTAGTTCCTAATGTTGAATATGAAATTATAGGTCAGGAAATACATAATAAATACGGTTATCAATATAAGATTTTAAATGTTCACAGGGATAAGCCTACAGATGTAGAAAGTTCACGTAAATTTTTAAAAGAAGTTATAACGGAAAAACAAGCAGAAACATTATTGTCTGTATATCCTGATATAGTTGATAAGGTAATACAAAATGATTTAGGTGATATAGATTTAAACTTGACATCTGGAATTAAAGAAAAGACATTTGATAAAATTAAAAACTCTATAATTAATAATTTTTGTCTAATAGATTTAGTCGATAAATTCGACGGAAACATTTCTTTTTCTATAGTAAAGAAATTATATGATAAATATACATCTTCTGAAATTACATTACAAAAAATGAGACAAGATCCTTATTCTTGTCTCTGTTCTTTAGGAAGGGTAGGTTTTAAAATTGCCGATAAGACACTTTTATTAATACAACAACAATCAAAAATCAAGAAGCAAAAAGGAGAATATGTTAAATTCAACTTTGATTATGATTTAATTACATCAAAACAAAGAATGAAAGCTTGTATAACGTATATACTCGAAGAAAACGAACATAACGGTAATACAAGAATAGATATAAAAGAAGTAAGAAAACAATGTAATAAATTAACTCCTCAATGTATTAATTATTTTGTAGATGTTATAAAGGAAAGTAAAGAAATACATATAGATAAAGCTAGTAAAACTTTATCTATGACTAAAGCATATCAATCTGAAAAATATATAGCAGAAACTATATTGAGTATGATCAATAATGATAAAATGGTTTGGAATATAAATACTGAATTATATAGAGAAGATAAAGGAATAGAATTAACGGATGAACAAATAGGAGCGTTAGATTATTTATGTAAGTATAATGTAAGTATATTAACAGCTCCAGCAGGTAGCGGTAAGTCGCAGAGTGTTAAAATGATGGTAAATATGCTTGAAGATAATAACAAAAGTTATTTATTAATGACTCCAACAGGTAAGGCAGGAGATGTATTAAGCGAATATACTAATAGAAATGCAGGTACTATTCATAGGCAATTAAAATATAATCCTCAAAATGAAAATCCTTGGTTTTATAATGAAAAAAATAAATTAGACGTTGATACAGTTATTGTTGATGAATTTGGAATGGTAGATATTTATTTAATGAATCATTTATTAGATGCTATTGATATACACAAAACAAAATTGGTATTAGTTTTTGACAGTTATCAATTAAGTAGTGTTGGCTGTGGTAATGTGGCACATGATTTATTAATGAGCAAAGTAGTCCCTACTACAATTTTGACTAAGATATTTAGATACAATGAAGGTGGGTTAATGCAAATAGCCACCAAAATAAGAAATAGCGAAAAGTTCCTACCTTCTAATTTTAAAGGAGTTAAGATTTTTGGTAGTGAAAAGGATTATATTTACATAGAAAAGTCACAAACAAAAATGATAGATGAGATTATAAAAATATATTCTAAACTGTTAAAAGATGGATATAAATTTGAAGATGTAATGGTGTTATCAGCGTATAATAAAGGTGACTACGGAACAAGGGAGATTAATAAAAATATTCAAAAATTAGTACAAAATAACACAGAAAATAAATACTTACAAAGAGGAAATACTAAGTTTTATAAGGGAGATAAAGTAATTCAAATAACGAATAATTATCAAGCTATGACAATTGAAGGCGAAGAAGTAGAAATATACAATGGCAATACAGGAGTTGTAATAGAAGTTAATTTTAATGAGATGGTAGTACAGTTCAAACATCATAATATCATTTACGCAAAAGACGACCTAGAACAACTAGAATTAGGTTATTGTGTATCTACACATAAATCGCAAGGAGATAATGCTAAAAATATTATATTAATAACTCCAAGATCTCATACATATATGCTAAATTCTAATTTATTATATGTAGGAGTAACTCGTGGTAAGAAAAGAGTTTATCATATAGGAAATATAGCAACTATCAATATGATTATTAAAAAGAAAGAGAATTGGGAAAGAAATACCTTTCTTAAAGATTTGTTAATAAAGATAAATTAA
- a CDS encoding HNH endonuclease signature motif containing protein gives MARMNKTVLNHVKQLFQEEFYIEQDGVLYKRRISKIFRTTIEDKKYQIVSRKLIHFLNNKIDRSLINWSDDMIENVIEKFNNKFFIVYNDSIYEKMNSHHQRGYINFWITIDGVEYRTFAHRIIYYLHYNVWDDKKVINHKDGKKSNNNIDNLELISQFDNVLYSLRNHEIIFLPCYIDQRTKEKYRLSEKQWEIFKKEAYEGYRTHIFRKYDKEDNEYKICKKFKSLNEYISNTKEHITRGNQKGILNMCDVLYYK, from the coding sequence ATGGCTAGAATGAATAAAACGGTATTGAATCATGTGAAGCAATTATTTCAAGAAGAATTTTATATTGAGCAAGATGGGGTCTTATATAAAAGGAGAATAAGTAAAATATTTAGAACAACTATAGAAGATAAAAAATATCAAATTGTGTCAAGAAAATTGATTCACTTTTTAAATAATAAGATTGATAGAAGTTTAATAAATTGGTCTGACGATATGATAGAAAATGTGATTGAAAAATTCAACAATAAATTTTTTATTGTGTACAATGATTCAATTTATGAGAAAATGAACAGCCATCATCAACGAGGATATATAAATTTTTGGATTACAATCGATGGTGTAGAGTATAGAACTTTTGCACATAGGATAATATACTATTTACATTATAATGTATGGGATGATAAGAAGGTTATTAATCATAAGGATGGTAAGAAATCAAACAATAACATAGATAATTTAGAATTAATCAGTCAATTTGATAATGTTTTATACTCATTAAGAAATCACGAGATAATATTTTTACCTTGTTATATAGACCAACGAACTAAAGAAAAGTATAGATTAAGTGAAAAACAATGGGAAATTTTTAAAAAAGAAGCCTATGAAGGATATAGAACCCATATATTTAGAAAATACGACAAAGAGGATAATGAGTATAAAATTTGCAAAAAATTTAAATCACTAAATGAATATATATCAAATACAAAAGAGCATATTACAAGAGGAAATCAAAAGGGGATATTAAATATGTGTGATGTACTCTATTATAAATGA
- a CDS encoding glutaredoxin domain-containing protein, whose protein sequence is MIKVIGNEGCTSCQMVKYLLDKKNIEYTYVSLSSLNEDERVSIVKQAQLNNMVDLPFIFKNGKQVEKSEIL, encoded by the coding sequence ATGATTAAAGTAATAGGAAATGAAGGATGCACATCTTGTCAAATGGTGAAATATTTGTTAGATAAAAAGAATATTGAGTATACATATGTATCATTGAGCAGTTTAAATGAAGACGAAAGAGTATCTATTGTAAAACAAGCTCAACTAAATAATATGGTTGACTTACCATTTATATTCAAAAATGGTAAACAAGTTGAAAAATCAGAAATACTATAA
- a CDS encoding 4Fe-4S cluster-binding domain-containing protein: MIDENIYVIVQSSINGDGLYYPAISIYFSGCDKLHKCLNCHNPEMQKQHYGFKTNTQDLIKDIEQIVTSWLRMYPTIAICYVGGESLAEWNRNATLNISKYFKTKYDMKIQNIVYSWRYLEDLQVVKKYIKYMDLGVLGEFRQELFQENHVPASSNQYIYDFKNNKKIKDIIKEDK, from the coding sequence ATGATTGATGAAAATATATATGTAATTGTACAGAGTAGTATTAATGGTGATGGATTATATTATCCAGCTATATCAATTTATTTTAGTGGATGCGATAAACTTCATAAGTGTTTAAATTGTCATAATCCTGAAATGCAAAAACAACATTATGGGTTTAAAACAAATACTCAAGATTTAATAAAAGATATAGAACAAATAGTAACTTCATGGTTAAGAATGTATCCTACAATTGCAATATGTTATGTTGGGGGAGAATCTTTAGCCGAATGGAATAGAAATGCTACATTAAATATCTCAAAATATTTTAAAACAAAATATGATATGAAAATTCAGAATATAGTTTACTCATGGAGATACTTAGAAGATTTACAAGTGGTAAAAAAATATATAAAATATATGGATTTAGGTGTATTAGGAGAATTTAGACAAGAATTATTTCAGGAAAATCATGTACCTGCATCATCAAATCAATATATATATGATTTTAAAAATAACAAAAAAATAAAAGACATTATCAAGGAGGATAAATAA